The Blattabacterium sp. DPU genome includes a window with the following:
- a CDS encoding DUF3127 domain-containing protein, translating into MEIIGIVKKLFNVQKFDSGFQKREIVITTEEPYPQNVLIEFIQDKVDLLENIKPKDKIKIFINIRGREWTNSEGIVKYFNSIQGWKIEDPTGTSNRTSSKNRSSSLSSDDFDDLPF; encoded by the coding sequence ATGGAAATTATAGGAATAGTCAAAAAATTATTTAATGTTCAAAAATTCGATAGCGGGTTTCAGAAAAGAGAAATAGTTATTACTACTGAAGAACCGTATCCACAAAATGTGTTAATTGAATTTATTCAAGATAAAGTAGATTTATTAGAAAATATAAAACCTAAAGATAAAATAAAAATATTCATTAATATTAGGGGTAGAGAATGGACCAATTCCGAAGGAATTGTTAAATATTTTAATTCTATACAAGGTTGGAAAATAGAGGATCCTACAGGAACTTCAAATAGAACTTCTAGCAAAAATAGATCTTCTTCTTTATCCTCTGATGATTTTGATGATTTACCTTTTTAA
- a CDS encoding ATP-dependent Clp protease ATP-binding subunit, translating into MIYHYSSNSRKKIFFSSAYSDEDIENDSSTSYGSGGTGSGYYGGSSIRSKTPILDNFGRDLNSIAMKGKLDPVVGRDQEVERVSQILSRRKKNNPLLIGEPGVGKSAIAEGLALRIVQKKVSRVLFNKRVVVLDLASLVAGTKYRGQFEERMKAIINESEKNAGLILFIDEIHTMIGAGGTTGSLDASNIFKPALARGNIQCIGATTLNEYRQYIEKDGALERRFQKIIVQPSSEEETIEILKNIKGKYESHHNVLYTEKAIKACVHLTVRYIIDRFLPDKAIDALDESGSRVHIKNIKVPQKIVLLEKELESIRKEKSKVVKSQKYEEAARLRDSEKRIEKQLIKAQKEWEESSKKNKEIVSEENVEEVVSMMSGIPVNKIAQAEMKKLSKMIDVLKEKIIGQDEAVEKIVRAVQRNRTGLKDPNSPIGSFIFLGQTGVGKTYLAKIFAKELFDSEESLIRIDMSEYMEKFSVSRLIGAPPGYVGYEEGGQLTEIIRRRPYSVILLDEIEKAHHEVFNLLLQMLDYGCVTDSIGRKINFKNTVIIFTSNTGTQQLKEFGQGIGFHTRARKSNNYINNVLEQALKRTFSPEFLNRIDDVIIFNSLTKENISKITSIELKKIIIHVSNLGYELVLLQEVIDFIQKKGFDQEYGARPLKRVIEKFIKNPISEYIISEKLKKGDKISLKMNVYKDDVEVLIHNKK; encoded by the coding sequence ATGATTTATCATTATTCGTCAAACAGTAGGAAAAAAATATTTTTCTCTTCTGCTTATTCCGATGAAGATATTGAAAATGATAGTTCTACTTCTTATGGTTCTGGAGGAACAGGTTCGGGCTATTATGGAGGATCTTCAATAAGAAGTAAAACTCCTATTTTGGATAATTTTGGAAGAGATTTGAATTCTATAGCTATGAAGGGTAAATTAGATCCAGTGGTAGGTAGAGATCAAGAAGTAGAACGTGTATCTCAAATATTGAGTAGAAGAAAAAAAAATAATCCTCTTCTAATAGGAGAACCTGGAGTAGGAAAGTCTGCTATTGCTGAAGGATTAGCTTTACGTATTGTACAAAAAAAAGTATCTAGAGTATTGTTCAATAAAAGAGTAGTTGTATTAGATTTAGCAAGTTTAGTTGCGGGAACTAAATATAGAGGTCAATTTGAAGAAAGAATGAAAGCTATTATAAACGAATCAGAAAAAAATGCAGGATTAATTCTATTTATAGATGAAATTCATACTATGATTGGAGCTGGTGGAACTACAGGTTCATTAGATGCTTCTAATATATTTAAACCAGCTTTAGCCAGAGGAAATATTCAATGTATTGGAGCTACTACATTAAATGAATATAGACAATATATAGAAAAAGATGGAGCATTAGAAAGAAGATTTCAAAAAATCATTGTACAACCTTCTTCTGAGGAAGAAACCATAGAAATTCTAAAGAATATAAAAGGAAAATATGAAAGTCATCATAATGTTCTTTATACAGAAAAAGCAATAAAAGCTTGTGTACATCTTACTGTACGATATATTATTGATCGATTTTTACCAGATAAAGCAATCGATGCTTTAGATGAATCGGGATCTCGCGTTCATATTAAAAACATAAAAGTTCCCCAAAAAATAGTTCTTTTAGAAAAAGAATTAGAAAGTATTCGAAAAGAGAAATCTAAAGTTGTTAAGAGTCAAAAATATGAAGAAGCAGCACGATTACGTGATTCAGAAAAACGTATAGAAAAACAATTAATAAAAGCACAAAAAGAGTGGGAAGAATCTTCTAAAAAAAATAAAGAAATTGTATCCGAAGAAAATGTTGAAGAAGTAGTATCTATGATGAGTGGAATTCCAGTAAATAAAATAGCTCAAGCTGAAATGAAAAAATTGAGTAAAATGATAGATGTATTAAAAGAAAAAATAATAGGACAAGATGAAGCAGTAGAAAAAATAGTAAGAGCTGTTCAAAGAAATAGAACTGGATTGAAAGACCCTAATTCTCCTATAGGCTCTTTCATTTTTTTAGGACAAACAGGAGTAGGTAAAACTTATTTAGCAAAAATTTTTGCTAAAGAATTATTTGATTCTGAAGAATCATTAATTCGTATAGATATGAGTGAATATATGGAAAAATTTTCTGTATCAAGATTAATCGGGGCACCCCCAGGTTATGTGGGATACGAGGAAGGAGGTCAATTAACAGAAATTATACGTCGTAGACCTTATTCTGTTATATTATTAGATGAAATAGAAAAAGCACATCATGAAGTATTTAATCTTTTGTTACAAATGTTAGATTATGGATGTGTGACAGATAGTATTGGAAGAAAAATAAATTTTAAAAATACTGTAATTATTTTTACTTCAAATACAGGAACACAACAATTAAAAGAATTTGGTCAAGGAATAGGATTTCATACTCGAGCAAGAAAATCTAATAATTATATTAATAATGTATTGGAACAAGCATTAAAACGAACTTTTTCTCCTGAATTTTTAAATAGAATAGATGATGTTATTATTTTTAATTCTCTGACAAAAGAAAACATATCGAAAATAACTTCAATAGAATTGAAAAAAATAATTATTCATGTGTCCAATTTAGGTTATGAATTAGTATTACTTCAGGAAGTAATAGATTTTATTCAAAAAAAAGGATTTGATCAAGAGTATGGAGCTCGTCCTTTAAAAAGAGTAATAGAAAAATTTATAAAAAATCCTATATCGGAATACATAATTAGTGAAAAATTAAAAAAAGGAGACAAAATTTCACTAAAAATGAATGTATATAAAGACGATGTCGAAGTGTTAATCCATAATAAAAAATGA
- a CDS encoding SPFH domain-containing protein, translating into MSIFSLLFYVMLALLILSFFSSFIFIVNQETTAILERMGKFRSICYAGLNFKIPIIDNIVGKLTLKIQQLDVLVDTKTKDNVFVKVKVSVQFKVIKNKVYEAFYKLDNSHAQITSYIFDVVRAEVPKMRLDDVFERKDLIALAVKGELEESMLDYGYSIIKALVTDLDPDEQVKQAMNQINTAEREKVAAEYKAEAERIKIVAKAKAEAESKKLQGKGTADQRREIARGILESVEVLNNVGINSQEASALIVVTQHYDTLQSMGESGNTNLILLPNSPGSASEMLNNMITSFNISNQIGETLKKKSNSKKK; encoded by the coding sequence ATGAGTATTTTCAGTCTATTATTTTATGTTATGTTGGCTCTTTTAATTTTATCTTTTTTTTCTAGTTTTATTTTTATAGTAAACCAAGAGACAACAGCAATTCTTGAAAGAATGGGAAAATTTCGTAGTATTTGTTATGCGGGATTAAATTTTAAAATTCCTATTATAGATAATATAGTAGGAAAACTTACATTAAAAATTCAACAATTAGATGTATTAGTGGATACAAAAACAAAAGATAACGTTTTTGTTAAAGTAAAAGTATCGGTTCAGTTTAAGGTAATAAAAAATAAAGTATATGAAGCTTTTTATAAATTGGACAATTCTCATGCTCAGATCACTTCTTATATATTTGATGTTGTTAGAGCTGAAGTCCCAAAAATGCGTTTAGATGATGTTTTTGAACGTAAAGATCTCATAGCTCTCGCCGTTAAAGGAGAATTAGAAGAATCTATGTTAGATTATGGATATTCTATAATCAAAGCATTAGTTACAGATCTTGATCCAGATGAACAAGTAAAACAAGCAATGAATCAGATAAATACAGCTGAAAGAGAAAAAGTAGCTGCAGAATATAAAGCAGAAGCTGAAAGAATAAAAATTGTAGCTAAAGCTAAGGCAGAGGCTGAAAGTAAAAAATTACAAGGAAAAGGGACAGCAGATCAACGTAGAGAGATAGCTAGAGGAATTTTAGAATCGGTGGAAGTATTAAATAATGTGGGAATCAATTCACAAGAAGCTTCTGCCTTAATTGTGGTAACACAACATTATGATACTCTTCAATCTATGGGAGAAAGTGGAAATACTAATTTAATTTTATTACCTAATTCTCCAGGGTCAGCCAGTGAAATGTTAAATAACATGATAACTTCATTTAATATTTCTAACCAAATAGGAGAAACTCTTAAAAAAAAGAGCAATAGTAAAAAAAAATAA
- a CDS encoding alpha/beta hydrolase has protein sequence MLLKNQLSIKHIIKKSVSGNENTLFLMIHGYGSNEKDLFYLEKDIPKNFFIISIQGLYSIGIDKYSWYDIDFNDEKKFINIIQAKKTIEKISFFIHEAIKEYQLKENPIWICGFSQGAILSYAIALKNSDKIKKIIALSGYLENRLLPNKMNDCTDLEFFISHGRYDTIIPVNWSKEGLKFLKQKKIFSFFYKEYESGHTLNNLNYQDLINWIKKSLINKNLNHE, from the coding sequence ATGCTTTTAAAAAATCAACTTTCTATTAAACATATTATAAAAAAATCCGTAAGCGGAAACGAAAATACTCTTTTTCTAATGATTCACGGATACGGTAGTAATGAAAAAGATCTTTTTTATTTAGAAAAAGATATTCCAAAAAATTTTTTTATAATTAGTATTCAAGGTTTATATTCTATTGGAATAGACAAATATTCTTGGTATGATATAGACTTTAATGATGAAAAAAAATTTATTAATATAATACAGGCCAAAAAAACTATTGAAAAAATCTCATTTTTTATACATGAAGCTATAAAAGAATATCAATTGAAAGAAAATCCGATATGGATATGTGGTTTTAGTCAAGGAGCCATTTTAAGTTATGCAATAGCATTAAAAAATTCTGATAAAATCAAAAAAATAATCGCTTTAAGTGGATATTTAGAAAATCGTCTTTTACCCAATAAAATGAATGATTGCACTGATTTAGAATTTTTTATATCTCATGGAAGATATGATACTATAATTCCTGTAAATTGGTCAAAAGAAGGATTAAAATTTTTAAAACAAAAAAAAATATTTTCCTTCTTTTATAAAGAATATGAATCTGGGCATACTTTAAATAATTTAAATTATCAAGACCTAATCAATTGGATTAAAAAATCATTAATAAATAAGAATTTGAATCATGAGTAA
- a CDS encoding AAA family ATPase, producing MKKVFYVLSEKYKPLKWNEIIGQEDIIIILKKAIQENRLSQILFFFGPEGVGKNTCARILANELNYSSEFKDFSSNRFEINGLFNISLEHIYEVINQSRFFPKMGKYNIFIINNVHMFSQYFLHVFTKFIEEKHPHILFIFCGTEEKKIPKWLLLHCQVYEFKSISTKEIFVHLKMIAEKENIEVENEALLVLSKHVKGSMSKAISLFDKLILYSEKKISKEFIIQKLGIVDIKYYFKMVDYLLDKKIYNIFILLDQIFREKIYHCDFIIGLIKHFRNLFLYKNYETIPILKFKKEIIYSYIAQSKKISYLFLINALGICLRLKKEYEKFHRNYRLIIEIYIIQLAYLFDSHKNSSFIEEKKK from the coding sequence ATGAAAAAAGTTTTTTATGTCTTATCTGAAAAATATAAACCCTTAAAATGGAATGAAATAATAGGACAAGAAGATATAATTATAATTTTAAAAAAAGCAATACAAGAAAATCGTTTATCTCAAATTTTATTTTTTTTTGGTCCAGAAGGAGTTGGAAAAAATACATGTGCTAGGATTTTAGCAAATGAATTAAATTATTCATCAGAATTTAAAGATTTTTCTTCAAATAGATTTGAAATTAATGGACTTTTTAATATTTCATTAGAACATATTTATGAAGTTATAAATCAATCTCGTTTTTTTCCAAAAATGGGAAAATATAATATATTTATTATTAATAATGTACATATGTTTTCTCAATATTTTTTACATGTATTTACAAAGTTTATAGAAGAGAAACATCCGCATATATTATTTATTTTTTGTGGGACAGAAGAAAAAAAAATTCCTAAATGGCTTCTATTACATTGTCAAGTTTATGAATTCAAAAGTATTTCTACAAAAGAAATTTTTGTACATTTAAAAATGATCGCTGAAAAAGAAAATATAGAGGTAGAAAATGAAGCATTGCTGGTTTTATCAAAACATGTAAAAGGATCTATGAGCAAAGCTATTTCTTTATTTGATAAATTAATTTTATATAGTGAAAAAAAGATATCTAAAGAATTTATAATTCAAAAATTAGGAATAGTTGATATTAAGTACTATTTTAAAATGGTAGATTATCTTTTAGATAAAAAAATATATAATATATTTATTTTATTGGATCAAATTTTTCGAGAAAAAATTTATCATTGTGATTTTATTATAGGCTTAATCAAGCATTTCAGAAATTTATTTTTATATAAAAATTATGAAACAATTCCTATTTTAAAATTTAAAAAAGAAATAATATACTCTTACATTGCACAATCAAAAAAAATATCTTATTTATTTTTAATAAATGCTTTGGGAATTTGTCTTCGATTAAAAAAAGAATATGAAAAATTTCATCGAAATTATCGATTAATAATTGAAATTTATATAATACAATTGGCATATTTATTTGATAGTCATAAAAATTCTTCTTTCATAGAAGAAAAAAAAAAATAA
- the sucC gene encoding ADP-forming succinate--CoA ligase subunit beta: MNLHEYQGREILNSFSIQVPEGILVSSPEEAVKAAQIILKKTKKNSLVIKAQIHAGGRGKAGGIQIAKNLDEVYEKSKNILGRFLITPQTSKKGKLVRKILISEDVYFSEYSTPTEYYLSILLNRDIEKNMILYSREGGINIEDLSKKNPNKIYTEIIDPMLGLQLFQTRKIGFNLGIDNHESLSNFSIFLFSLYKAYITFDILLLEINPLIKTFDLKFIPVDVKIILDNNALFRHKKYDFIHERDDIDRIEKKAIEAKLNFLKLKGNVGCMVNGAGLAMATMDMIQSCGGVPANFLDIGGSADIERVEKAFYLILKDKSVETILINIFGGIVRCDTVAEGIINSYSKIHKDIEIPVIVRLQGTNEKKAKELIEKSLLPIYSTDSLKEAADKIQKILHSK; the protein is encoded by the coding sequence ATGAATTTACATGAATACCAAGGTAGAGAAATATTAAATTCTTTTTCAATTCAAGTTCCTGAAGGAATACTTGTTTCTTCTCCTGAAGAAGCAGTCAAAGCAGCCCAAATTATTTTAAAAAAAACTAAAAAAAATTCTTTAGTTATTAAAGCTCAGATACATGCTGGAGGAAGAGGAAAAGCTGGTGGTATTCAAATTGCAAAAAATTTGGATGAAGTTTATGAAAAATCAAAAAATATTTTAGGTAGATTTTTAATAACACCACAAACTTCCAAAAAAGGAAAATTAGTTCGAAAAATTTTGATATCTGAAGATGTGTATTTTTCTGAATATAGTACTCCAACAGAATATTATTTATCCATATTATTAAATCGTGATATAGAAAAAAATATGATTCTCTATTCTAGAGAAGGAGGAATAAATATAGAAGATCTTTCAAAAAAAAATCCAAATAAAATATATACAGAAATAATAGATCCTATGTTGGGCCTTCAATTATTTCAAACAAGAAAAATTGGATTCAATTTAGGAATTGACAATCATGAGTCTTTAAGTAATTTTAGTATTTTTTTATTTTCTCTTTATAAAGCTTATATAACTTTTGATATTTTATTATTGGAAATTAATCCTTTGATAAAAACGTTTGATCTAAAATTTATACCAGTAGATGTAAAAATTATTTTGGATAATAATGCTTTATTTAGACATAAAAAATATGATTTTATACATGAAAGAGATGATATTGATAGAATAGAAAAAAAAGCTATTGAAGCTAAATTAAATTTTTTAAAATTGAAAGGAAATGTAGGATGTATGGTGAATGGAGCGGGATTAGCTATGGCTACTATGGATATGATTCAATCTTGTGGAGGAGTTCCTGCTAATTTTCTAGATATAGGAGGTTCTGCTGATATAGAACGTGTAGAAAAAGCTTTTTATTTAATATTAAAAGATAAATCTGTTGAAACAATATTAATAAATATATTTGGAGGAATTGTACGTTGTGACACAGTTGCAGAAGGTATTATAAATTCTTATTCTAAAATTCATAAAGATATTGAAATTCCTGTGATCGTTCGTTTACAAGGAACAAATGAAAAAAAAGCAAAAGAATTAATTGAAAAAAGTTTATTACCTATTTATTCTACTGATTCTTTAAAAGAAGCAGCTGATAAAATTCAAAAAATTTTGCATTCGAAATAA
- a CDS encoding M16 family metallopeptidase — MFAHTFNRNTPPVSLKRKTTINIEKPKFFQMKNGLKVLIVENHKLPLVRIGIELDCKPFLEKDKAGIKKIFGQMLRSGTKNHTKEELEDIIDYMGCSLYTSFSEISIFTMKKYLDKSVSIMGDILMNSKFDNSKELDKIIKQRITDISISEKDPNTILQKVRNILYFGKNHPYGEYETYDTIKNITLHDLKILYEKYYIPNISYLSFVGDISKQEAEKLCDLYFSKWKKKSYIDVPVFKEYTIPSKIEIDMVDIPSLTQSTICFGGPICLKKSDPEYFSAILANGILGGGPQSRLFINIREKMAYTYGVYSMLKSDRNIGYFSVYTQVRNEVTENAIRDIIKEIVEITEKKISLEELKIKKKEMSGQFILDFEDPNRISDLFICELKNNLPSGFYKNYLNKIESVTIDNILQSCKKFFCQKNGRIIIIGKAKDILPNIKKLGYPIRHFNKNGSLINQ; from the coding sequence ATGTTTGCTCATACATTTAATCGTAATACACCACCAGTATCTTTAAAAAGAAAGACTACTATAAATATTGAAAAACCTAAGTTTTTTCAAATGAAAAATGGGTTAAAAGTTCTAATTGTAGAAAATCATAAACTTCCTTTAGTTAGAATAGGTATAGAATTAGATTGTAAACCTTTTTTGGAAAAAGATAAAGCTGGAATAAAAAAGATTTTTGGTCAAATGCTTCGTTCGGGAACAAAAAATCATACTAAAGAAGAATTAGAAGATATTATTGATTATATGGGATGTAGTTTATATACTTCTTTTTCTGAAATTTCTATTTTTACTATGAAAAAATATTTAGATAAATCTGTATCCATAATGGGTGATATTTTGATGAATAGTAAATTCGATAATTCTAAAGAATTAGATAAAATTATAAAACAAAGAATAACAGATATTAGTATTTCTGAAAAGGACCCAAATACCATTTTACAGAAAGTACGAAATATTTTATATTTTGGAAAAAATCATCCTTATGGGGAATATGAAACTTATGATACAATTAAAAATATTACTCTTCATGATTTAAAAATATTGTACGAAAAATATTATATACCAAATATATCCTATCTTTCTTTTGTTGGAGATATATCTAAACAAGAAGCCGAAAAGTTATGTGATCTTTATTTTTCTAAATGGAAAAAAAAATCATATATAGATGTTCCTGTATTTAAAGAATATACGATTCCATCTAAAATAGAAATAGATATGGTAGATATTCCTTCTTTAACTCAATCTACTATTTGTTTTGGGGGGCCAATTTGTTTAAAAAAAAGTGATCCTGAATATTTTTCAGCTATATTAGCAAATGGAATTTTGGGAGGAGGGCCTCAAAGTCGTTTATTTATAAATATAAGAGAAAAAATGGCTTATACATATGGAGTTTATTCAATGTTGAAATCTGATAGAAATATTGGTTATTTTTCAGTTTACACTCAAGTAAGAAATGAAGTTACAGAAAATGCTATAAGAGATATTATCAAAGAAATTGTAGAAATAACGGAAAAAAAAATTTCTTTAGAAGAATTAAAGATCAAAAAGAAAGAAATGAGTGGTCAATTTATTCTTGATTTTGAAGATCCTAATAGAATTAGTGATCTTTTTATATGTGAATTAAAAAATAATCTTCCAAGTGGATTTTACAAAAATTATTTAAATAAAATAGAATCTGTTACAATAGATAATATTTTACAATCATGTAAAAAGTTTTTTTGTCAAAAAAATGGAAGAATTATAATTATTGGAAAAGCTAAAGATATATTGCCTAATATCAAGAAATTAGGTTATCCTATTCGTCATTTTAATAAAAATGGATCTTTAATCAATCAATAA
- the odhB gene encoding 2-oxoglutarate dehydrogenase complex dihydrolipoyllysine-residue succinyltransferase, translated as MIIQVKVPSPGESITEVEVSTWLVKNGDYVSTGQIIAEIDSDKATLEISAEENGIITLMVKKGERVRVGDVLCIIDTSKRNTKKHQEKIIDVQGKQKNNIEEVFSRDLKIPSPASKKILQEKNISIESIQGTGKHGRITKKDCIFYLEKEKNEISFDSNIPVTMYRPETRSPLSSLRRKLSERLVYAKNQMASLTTFNEVDMLEVFLIRKKYKDIFRKKHGVNLGFMSFFTMSCVRALQLYPDVNAMISGEEKVNFEYYDISIAISGPKGLMVPVIRNAEHLSFRGIEQEINKLSTRVHNGTISVDEMTGGTFTITNGGIFGSMLSTPIINPPQSAILGMHKIIERPIVVNGSIEIRPIMYLALSYDHRIIDGKESVGFLVSVKESIENPIKFLMGESEENISKKLEL; from the coding sequence ATGATAATACAGGTCAAAGTACCTTCTCCAGGAGAATCGATTACAGAGGTAGAAGTATCCACATGGCTAGTGAAAAATGGAGATTATGTTAGTACAGGTCAAATAATAGCAGAAATAGATTCAGATAAAGCTACTTTAGAGATTTCTGCAGAAGAAAATGGAATAATCACTTTAATGGTGAAAAAAGGAGAAAGAGTTCGAGTAGGAGATGTTTTATGTATTATTGATACTTCTAAAAGAAATACAAAAAAGCATCAAGAAAAAATAATAGATGTTCAAGGAAAACAAAAAAATAATATAGAAGAAGTCTTTTCTAGAGATCTTAAAATTCCTTCTCCCGCTTCAAAAAAAATTTTACAAGAAAAAAATATTTCTATAGAATCTATTCAAGGAACTGGAAAACATGGCAGAATTACAAAAAAAGATTGTATTTTCTATTTAGAAAAAGAAAAAAATGAAATTTCTTTTGATTCTAATATACCGGTTACAATGTATAGACCCGAAACAAGAAGTCCTCTTTCTTCTCTAAGAAGAAAACTTTCAGAAAGGCTAGTCTATGCTAAAAATCAAATGGCTTCTCTGACTACATTTAATGAAGTAGACATGCTGGAAGTTTTTCTTATCAGAAAAAAATATAAAGATATTTTTAGAAAAAAACATGGAGTAAATTTGGGTTTTATGTCTTTTTTCACGATGTCTTGTGTTAGAGCTTTACAACTTTATCCAGATGTTAATGCTATGATTAGTGGAGAAGAAAAAGTTAATTTTGAATATTATGATATTAGTATTGCTATATCTGGACCTAAAGGATTAATGGTTCCCGTAATTAGAAATGCTGAACATTTATCATTTCGGGGCATAGAACAAGAAATAAATAAATTATCTACACGTGTTCATAATGGAACAATATCTGTAGATGAAATGACAGGAGGAACTTTTACTATTACTAATGGAGGAATATTTGGATCTATGTTATCTACTCCTATTATAAATCCTCCTCAAAGTGCTATATTAGGAATGCATAAAATTATAGAAAGACCAATTGTAGTTAATGGATCAATTGAAATTCGCCCTATAATGTATTTAGCTTTGTCTTATGATCATAGAATAATTGATGGAAAAGAATCTGTAGGATTTTTAGTTTCTGTTAAGGAATCTATAGAAAATCCTATAAAATTTTTAATGGGAGAAAGCGAAGAAAATATTTCTAAAAAATTAGAATTATAA
- a CDS encoding endonuclease III domain-containing protein: MDFLYPNPTSTLYYTNEYTLLIAIILTARSEEKKVNEITKFLFKKINTPMDTIHLSIEKIKNIIKTIGLYNRKSKNIYDLSVILINKYNGIIPKNILELKSLPGVGHKTASVFLSHVSDAFVFPVDTHIHRMMLRWKLSNGKNVKQTEQDAKRFFKKKDWKKLHFQIISYAKAYSPYKKWNFKKDIIYQELLNNNLI; this comes from the coding sequence TTGGATTTCTTATACCCGAATCCAACTAGTACTTTATATTATACCAACGAATATACTTTATTAATTGCCATAATATTAACTGCTAGAAGTGAAGAAAAAAAAGTAAATGAAATAACAAAATTTCTATTTAAAAAGATAAATACACCCATGGATACAATTCATCTTTCCATTGAAAAAATAAAAAATATTATAAAAACTATAGGACTTTATAATAGAAAATCTAAAAATATTTATGATTTATCTGTTATATTAATAAACAAGTATAATGGAATTATTCCAAAAAATATTTTGGAATTAAAATCTCTTCCTGGGGTAGGACACAAGACCGCATCTGTTTTTTTGTCTCATGTATCCGATGCATTTGTATTTCCTGTAGACACTCATATTCACAGAATGATGTTACGTTGGAAACTGAGTAATGGAAAAAATGTAAAACAAACTGAACAAGATGCAAAACGTTTTTTTAAAAAAAAAGATTGGAAAAAATTACATTTTCAAATTATTTCTTATGCTAAAGCATATTCTCCATATAAAAAATGGAATTTCAAAAAAGATATAATATATCAAGAATTATTAAATAATAATTTAATATAA
- a CDS encoding ABC transporter ATP-binding protein, producing MIQAKNIYKFFGKEKILKGVNIMVKKGSMVCLLGESGAGKSTLLHILGTLEKPTINRKIKTTIKINKKEILFLTDKELSILRNEEIGFIFQTPQLLPEFTVLENICLPGFIKSKNEKYVKKKAKYLLKKLNLYKYENSKIEELSGGQKQKLSVARALINDPKIILADEPSGNLDIKNAEKLHNFFCFLNYQLKQTFLIVTHNLHLANMADEKLKIENGIVSKIDQ from the coding sequence ATGATTCAGGCTAAAAATATTTACAAATTTTTTGGAAAAGAAAAAATTTTAAAAGGAGTAAATATTATGGTTAAAAAAGGAAGTATGGTGTGTCTTTTAGGGGAATCCGGAGCAGGAAAAAGTACTTTACTACATATATTAGGAACTTTAGAAAAACCTACAATAAATAGAAAAATAAAAACTACTATAAAAATCAATAAAAAAGAAATATTATTTCTTACGGATAAAGAACTTTCGATATTAAGGAATGAAGAAATAGGTTTTATATTTCAAACCCCTCAACTTCTTCCTGAATTCACTGTATTGGAAAATATTTGTTTACCAGGATTTATCAAATCAAAAAATGAAAAATATGTGAAAAAAAAAGCTAAATATTTATTAAAAAAATTAAATTTATATAAATATGAAAATTCTAAAATAGAAGAGTTGTCTGGTGGACAAAAACAAAAATTGTCCGTAGCAAGAGCTTTAATCAATGATCCCAAAATTATTCTTGCAGATGAGCCTTCTGGAAATTTAGATATAAAAAATGCAGAAAAATTACATAATTTTTTTTGTTTTCTTAATTATCAATTAAAACAAACTTTTTTAATTGTTACTCATAACCTACATTTAGCAAATATGGCTGATGAAAAACTCAAAATAGAAAATGGAATAGTGTCTAAAATTGATCAATAA
- a CDS encoding iron-sulfur cluster assembly protein: MSKDYSLENRIISILKNIYDPEISVDIYELGLIYDIQISEKNKVKIVMTLTTPNCPVVESLPLEVKNKVESIQEIKEVDVILTFDPPWSREFMSEEARLELGLL, from the coding sequence ATGAGTAAAGATTATTCTTTAGAAAATCGTATTATTTCTATATTAAAAAATATATATGATCCAGAAATTTCAGTAGATATTTATGAATTGGGTCTTATTTATGATATTCAAATTTCAGAAAAAAATAAAGTTAAAATAGTAATGACTTTAACTACACCAAACTGTCCAGTAGTAGAAAGTTTACCTTTGGAAGTAAAGAATAAGGTAGAATCTATACAAGAAATAAAAGAAGTAGATGTTATTTTAACATTTGATCCTCCTTGGAGTAGAGAATTTATGAGTGAGGAAGCTCGTTTAGAACTAGGATTATTATAA